The segment ATCATCGACATCGCCAACCCCGCTGCTCCCACCGAGGTGGGTTTCTACGACACGCCGGGCTCTGCGCTGGCCGTCGCCCTGGCCGGACACCATGCCTACGTCGCGGATGGGGGTGGCGGCCTGCGCATCATCGACATCGCCAACCCCGCCGCTCCCACCGCGGTCGGTTTCTACGACACGCCGGGCTGGGCATACGGCGTCGCCCTGGCCGGACACTATGCCTACGTTGCGGATTACGACGGGGGCCTGCGCATTATCGACATTGGTAACCCCGCCGCTCCCACCGAGGTCGGTTTCTACGACACGCCGGGCTGGGCGCTGGGCGTTGCCCTGGCCGGACACTATGCCTACGTCGCGGATGGGGACGGCGGTCTGGTCATCCTGCGCCTGCTGCGCGACAAGGTCACTGCGATCCTCCCGTTGCAGGGCGGCGACCTGAGCTCCACGGCAGGGGACGCACAATTCTTGTTCCCCCCCGGTTCGTTCACTTCCACCGTCAGCCTGACCTACCGCCAGCTCTGGGTCGATGAGAATACGAGCCCGCTTACCGGCATCGGCCGCACCTTTGACCTGAGCGCGGTCTACCGGGACACGGGCCAGGTCGCGGCGCTCGCGCCGGGGCACACCTTCACCGCGACCCTGCACTACACGGACGCCGAGCGCGGCGGGGCCATCGAGAGCACGCTGGCTCTGTATAGCTGGGATGGCAGTGCCTGGGTCAAGGAACCGACCAGTGTGCTCGATGCGGGGACCAACACCATCACCGCGGCCCCGAACCATCTGGGCCTCTTTGCGGTGCTGGGGAACACGCTCCGCCTGACATTGCCGGTGGTGGTAAAGAGGAACTGAGTCAGGACTGCCAGCCACCCCGTCGAAGAGGTGGGGGCCAACCACGAATCTGGGCCACGAATGCACGAATAGGATACCGCTTGTTCGAGGCAACTGGTGATTCCACAGGGTGGCTTCCGTTGTGTCGTTGCATTGCTGTGCTGCCGCCCCACAGACGAGGCGTGACCGATTCGTGCATTCGTGTGTCATTCGTGGTTGGCCGAACTCACCCCTCGCGCCCGGCCTTTTTCACGCTATCGCGCCCCAGGCGCTGTACAGCACCATCGGCCCGGGGACTCGGAAAGACGCGCCGGTACTCTAGTCGCCGGCGCCCAAAGTTGAAGAGCAGGCCTACTGCCGCCTCCGTCGCTTTCAGGTAGTTGATCACCTGGCCAAGCTCGTCGTCGGTCAATTGATGGGGAAAGGCTTTGACCTCCACGACGACACCGCCCTCCACGAACAGGTCGAGGAAGAACAGCGCCACAGGAACCCCGCCGTGGCTCACTTGCACACGGAATTGTGATTCAGCGTCGATATGCCGCTCGCGCAGTTCAGCAGCCAGAGCACGCTCGTAGACCTCTTCTTTGTAGCCCGGACCCAGACTGTTGTGGACGGCCATGGCCGCACCGATGATGCGATAGGTAAGGTCGTTTCCAGTGGCGTCTTGAACGAGCTTGCCCACGGCTCGACTCCTGTGTGCTCCGTCCGCCGACTACCCCGCCGAAGAGATGGGGGGCGAACGGCGAATCTGGGCCACGAGTGCACGAATGCG is part of the Chloroflexi bacterium ADurb.Bin180 genome and harbors:
- a CDS encoding LVIVD repeat protein — its product is MGFYDTPGSALAVALAGHHAYVADGGGGLRIIDIANPAAPTAVGFYDTPGWAYGVALAGHYAYVADYDGGLRIIDIGNPAAPTEVGFYDTPGWALGVALAGHYAYVADGDGGLVILRLLRDKVTAILPLQGGDLSSTAGDAQFLFPPGSFTSTVSLTYRQLWVDENTSPLTGIGRTFDLSAVYRDTGQVAALAPGHTFTATLHYTDAERGGAIESTLALYSWDGSAWVKEPTSVLDAGTNTITAAPNHLGLFAVLGNTLRLTLPVVVKRN